A single window of Chloroflexota bacterium DNA harbors:
- a CDS encoding YceI family protein, protein MNRISQIIVLTILALVIVACATPAPTATPPPPTPAPKPTDAPKPTDAPKPAVAAEPTRAVIRIVMKEGQSEARFRVREQLAGVSLPSDAIGATKVVSGTIVGRPDGTIVKEQSKFRVDLRTLKSDQDRRDQFLRRNTLESDRFPFAEFVPTEAKGFPLPVKDGDVAFQLIGDLTVRDVTKSITWDVAGKVNGNQGIGTAKTSFNFAYFGLTRPSVPLVLSIEDNIKLEVDLVLVRE, encoded by the coding sequence GTGAACCGCATTAGCCAAATCATCGTTCTAACGATTCTCGCGTTGGTCATTGTCGCGTGCGCGACGCCCGCACCCACCGCGACCCCGCCGCCACCGACGCCCGCGCCCAAACCGACCGATGCGCCCAAGCCAACTGATGCGCCCAAGCCCGCCGTCGCGGCGGAGCCGACGCGCGCGGTGATTCGCATCGTGATGAAGGAAGGACAAAGCGAAGCGCGCTTTCGCGTGCGCGAGCAACTCGCCGGCGTGTCCCTGCCGAGCGACGCGATCGGCGCGACCAAAGTAGTTTCCGGTACGATTGTCGGCAGACCGGACGGTACGATCGTCAAAGAACAATCCAAGTTCCGCGTGGATTTGCGGACGCTCAAGAGCGATCAAGATCGCCGCGACCAATTCTTGCGCCGCAACACGTTGGAGAGCGACCGGTTTCCATTTGCGGAATTTGTGCCGACCGAAGCCAAAGGATTTCCTCTGCCAGTCAAGGACGGCGATGTCGCCTTTCAATTGATTGGCGATTTGACCGTACGCGATGTGACCAAGTCCATTACCTGGGATGTGGCAGGCAAAGTCAACGGCAACCAAGGCATTGGCACTGCCAAAACCAGTTTCAACTTTGCCTACTTTGGTCTGACCCGACCCAGTGTGCCGCTCGTGTTGAGCATCGAAGATAATATCAAACTCGAAGTGGATTTGGTGCTCGTGCGCGAATAG